One genomic segment of Deinococcus terrestris includes these proteins:
- a CDS encoding class I SAM-dependent methyltransferase — protein sequence MTPGGWRDRDARLSRQLGLGWPEEPLLNALRLSPTARVLDVGAGEGRLLRALRARGHRGEVVGLDPEPGEGVQRGVAEQLPFPDASFDAVLLVRVLAHLHDPARAVAEARRVLRPGGRLVVAAQGEWHLARLRRLGEALWESPPPPTEADLVFPVVLTPEDVRALAASYGLNLSGRDLPSPLTDTLHLRVEVERR from the coding sequence ATGACTCCGGGAGGCTGGCGGGACAGGGACGCGAGGCTGTCGCGGCAGCTGGGGCTGGGCTGGCCGGAGGAGCCGCTGCTGAACGCGCTGCGCCTCTCCCCCACCGCCCGCGTGCTCGACGTGGGCGCGGGCGAGGGGCGGCTCCTGCGAGCGCTGAGGGCACGGGGCCACCGGGGCGAAGTGGTCGGGCTGGACCCTGAACCGGGGGAAGGCGTTCAGCGCGGCGTGGCCGAGCAACTCCCCTTCCCTGACGCCTCCTTCGACGCCGTACTCCTCGTGCGTGTGCTGGCCCACCTTCACGACCCGGCCCGCGCTGTGGCCGAGGCGCGGCGGGTGCTGCGGCCCGGAGGTCGGCTCGTCGTGGCGGCGCAGGGCGAATGGCACCTCGCCCGGCTGCGGAGGCTGGGTGAGGCGCTGTGGGAGTCCCCTCCCCCACCCACCGAAGCCGACCTCGTCTTTCCGGTCGTGCTGACGCCGGAGGACGTGCGGGCACTGGCGGCCAGCTACGGGCTAAACCTCAGTGGGCGTGACTTGCCCTCCCCCCTCACGGACACGCTCCACCTGCGGGTCGAGGTGGAGCGGCGCTAA